In Patescibacteria group bacterium, a single genomic region encodes these proteins:
- a CDS encoding flippase-like domain-containing protein, protein MRKGFWLLIFFILGAVLFYFTLRGVGIEGVVSILSMIRAWQTLLAIFILFTGIVIIGGYKWWMIIHLNKKEDAKLSRVMIAKFIGYSISYVTPSSLVGGEPAKVLYLKEETKLSTSRIISSIILDEIILFFLIIMVFFMGIFFLLIYMHLSWLAEIIGLGLMAGAISAILLIICKTRKMASGKGLFKTFAERFYLNKLKIIKQNMGALDEIERDIIKFFRRPKKELIEIFILAIMELSALLLAAWLILAFLGVRLDITRLFVVRSMTDVSGFFPLPASLGTLEISQAFVFVGLGMDSAVGVAFSLIWRGLNLIMAACGLIVFMFIQFGFLKKRIIVFIETLTDKIKK, encoded by the coding sequence ATGCGTAAAGGGTTTTGGCTTCTAATATTTTTTATTTTGGGAGCGGTTCTTTTTTACTTCACGCTCCGAGGAGTAGGAATTGAAGGCGTAGTTTCCATTTTATCTATGATTAGGGCTTGGCAAACGCTTTTAGCTATTTTCATTTTATTTACAGGCATAGTAATCATTGGTGGCTATAAATGGTGGATGATAATTCATTTAAATAAAAAAGAAGACGCAAAACTGTCTAGAGTAATGATTGCGAAGTTCATTGGCTATAGTATCAGTTATGTGACGCCTTCATCGTTAGTCGGAGGAGAGCCAGCAAAAGTTCTTTACTTAAAAGAAGAAACAAAGCTTTCCACAAGCAGGATTATAAGTTCCATTATATTAGACGAGATAATACTGTTCTTTTTAATAATCATGGTGTTTTTTATGGGCATTTTCTTTCTGTTGATTTATATGCATTTATCATGGTTGGCAGAAATTATCGGACTTGGGTTAATGGCTGGGGCAATATCAGCAATCTTATTGATAATATGCAAGACGAGGAAAATGGCGTCTGGCAAGGGCTTGTTCAAGACATTCGCAGAGCGATTTTATTTAAATAAACTCAAAATAATAAAACAGAATATGGGCGCGTTGGATGAAATAGAAAGAGATATTATAAAATTTTTTCGCAGGCCAAAAAAAGAGCTTATAGAAATTTTCATATTGGCTATAATGGAGCTTTCAGCTCTTTTATTAGCTGCTTGGTTAATATTGGCATTTTTGGGAGTTCGGCTTGATATTACACGATTGTTCGTGGTAAGAAGTATGACAGATGTTTCTGGTTTTTTTCCGCTTCCAGCATCATTGGGCACATTAGAGATTTCACAAGCGTTTGTTTTTGTAGGGCTTGGGATGGATTCTGCTGTTGGGGTCGCATTTAGTTTGATATGGAGAGGGTTAAACCTGATTATGGCCGCTTGCGGACTGATAGTATTTATGTTTATTCAGTTCGGTTTTTTGAAAAAAAGGATTATTGTATTTATAGAAACATTAACGGATAAAATAAAAAAATGA
- a CDS encoding HD domain-containing protein: MDNQFIDLEYQRTKIVRYLDSLDDEERRRAFRAMDLAEEQHAGQFRSSGISYIIHPIRVALILVEELGIDDNDLLCAGFLHDVIEDGVLTVTRLNNLFGPEVSRIVEKLTRYKSVGESEEEKLENKKRKAQEISKADENVRIIKLCDVLDNARSNNFIPETSLDFHKIFRWKEETKSYLPIAEKTNQRIYELLNQLE, encoded by the coding sequence ATGGATAACCAATTTATTGATTTAGAATATCAGAGGACTAAAATTGTCCGATATTTGGACAGTTTGGATGATGAAGAGAGGAGAAGGGCATTTCGTGCAATGGATTTGGCAGAGGAACAGCATGCCGGACAATTTCGTTCAAGCGGGATTTCTTACATCATTCATCCTATCCGCGTTGCCCTTATTTTAGTTGAAGAATTAGGGATAGATGATAATGATTTGCTATGTGCCGGTTTTTTGCATGATGTCATAGAAGACGGGGTCTTGACAGTTACACGTCTAAATAATCTATTCGGTCCGGAGGTTAGCCGTATTGTTGAAAAATTAACGCGTTATAAGTCGGTGGGTGAGTCGGAAGAAGAAAAATTAGAAAATAAGAAAAGAAAAGCGCAGGAGATAAGCAAGGCGGACGAAAATGTGCGGATAATAAAACTTTGCGATGTTTTGGATAACGCTCGGTCAAATAACTTTATTCCCGAAACATCTCTGGATTTCCATAAGATTTTCCGTTGGAAGGAAGAAACAAAATCTTATCTTCCGATCGCCGAAAAAACAAATCAAAGGATTTATGAGTTATTAAATCAGCTTGAATAA
- a CDS encoding PD-(D/E)XK nuclease family protein, translated as MSDYYKAKRDYRIFKPGQSGAFKVSRSKIGLFMECPRCFYMDCCLGVSRPPGFPFTLNSAVDKLLKKEFDVHRIAKTSHPLMEEYGIDAVPFQDKRIDEWRDTRRGIQYIHEPTNLLIMGAIDDIWVNPQGELHIVDYKATSKAGEITLDAEWQIGYKRQMEVYQWLFRRNEFSVSDTSYFVYCNGKTDTEAFDKKIEFDISVIPYKGDDAWVEQAIHDIKECLEKDAIPEMASDCDYCSYRKAAAQESYKFSKKNK; from the coding sequence ATGTCTGATTATTACAAAGCAAAAAGGGATTATAGGATTTTTAAGCCGGGACAGTCGGGAGCGTTTAAAGTGAGCCGTTCAAAAATTGGCTTATTTATGGAATGTCCAAGGTGTTTTTATATGGATTGTTGCTTGGGCGTAAGCCGTCCGCCGGGATTTCCTTTTACTCTAAACAGCGCAGTTGACAAGCTTTTGAAAAAAGAATTTGATGTCCATCGGATTGCCAAAACCAGCCATCCTTTAATGGAAGAATATGGGATTGACGCAGTGCCGTTTCAAGACAAGCGGATTGACGAGTGGCGGGATACGAGGAGGGGGATTCAATATATCCACGAGCCGACAAATCTTTTGATAATGGGCGCAATTGATGATATCTGGGTTAATCCGCAGGGAGAACTGCATATTGTGGATTACAAGGCAACATCAAAAGCTGGAGAAATAACATTGGATGCAGAGTGGCAGATTGGGTATAAAAGACAGATGGAGGTCTATCAATGGCTTTTTAGACGAAATGAATTTAGTGTTTCTGATACATCATATTTTGTTTATTGTAATGGGAAGACCGATACAGAGGCATTTGATAAAAAGATTGAGTTTGATATTTCAGTAATTCCATACAAAGGAGATGACGCTTGGGTAGAACAAGCTATTCATGATATTAAAGAATGCCTTGAAAAGGACGCGATTCCGGAAATGGCGTCTGATTGCGATTATTGCAGTTATAGAAAAGCAGCTGCTCAAGAAAGCTACAAGTTTTCAAAGAAAAATAAATGA
- a CDS encoding bL27 family ribosomal protein, with translation MSKTKSSGSTSLGRDSRPKYLGVKVNADQSVKPGMIIIRQRGTKYVPGKNVGKGKDDTLYANKEGLVKFSTKRIRRFNGTQRRAKVVSVE, from the coding sequence ATGTCTAAAACAAAATCTTCTGGTTCAACAAGTTTAGGAAGAGATTCAAGGCCCAAATATTTAGGGGTCAAGGTTAACGCCGACCAAAGCGTCAAGCCAGGAATGATTATTATACGACAAAGAGGAACCAAATATGTGCCTGGTAAAAATGTTGGAAAAGGGAAAGATGACACTCTCTACGCAAACAAAGAAGGTTTGGTTAAGTTTTCAACCAAACGGATAAGAAGATTCAACGGAACCCAGCGAAGAGCAAAAGTAGTATCTGTGGAATAA
- a CDS encoding protease inhibitor I42 family protein has translation MINKLLKNRLFMLFIVIILLASAIFIAIDFICWPEKTVSPTSSENYIFTEANEGAVQVSVGHEFVVLLETNPTTGFQWGLQLDPNYIDFKGKEYIADESAEEIVGAGGHEKFTFTAMTIGQSEIIFAYTRPWESIEPKKVITYSIVAVE, from the coding sequence ATGATAAATAAATTATTGAAGAATCGTTTGTTTATGTTGTTTATTGTTATAATACTCTTAGCATCAGCAATCTTTATTGCTATTGATTTCATTTGTTGGCCTGAAAAAACAGTTTCACCAACAAGTAGCGAGAACTATATTTTCACCGAGGCAAATGAGGGTGCTGTTCAGGTTTCGGTTGGACATGAATTTGTAGTGTTGCTTGAAACAAACCCAACTACTGGCTTTCAGTGGGGATTACAGCTGGACCCTAATTATATTGATTTTAAGGGGAAAGAATATATTGCAGATGAATCAGCAGAGGAAATAGTCGGAGCCGGAGGTCATGAAAAGTTTACATTTACAGCAATGACCATAGGCCAGTCAGAAATAATCTTTGCTTATACTAGGCCGTGGGAAAGCATAGAGCCGAAAAAGGTTATTACATACAGCATTGTCGCAGTTGAATAA
- the dnaK gene encoding molecular chaperone DnaK, which produces MSKILGIDLGTTNSAMAIVINSEPEIVENKEGARTTPSIVTITKNNERMVGVLAKRQQITNPENTIFSIKRLMGRKFSDPSVQKDIKLLPYEIRESQDAGVEIKMGDKWYRPFEISAMILQKLKNDAEDRLGEIIEEAIITCPAYFDDSQRKATKVAGEIAGFKVRRVINEPTAAALAYGLAKKTEQQIVVYDFGGGTFDISILDIGEDTVEVKATNGDTHLGGDDFDQEIIDWIVNQFKKDQGIDLSKDKLALQRLKEAGEKAKIELSTTLESDINLPFITSDASGPKHLNYKLSRAQFEDMVKDYIDTSIELVRKTLKDAKLETKDIEEIVLVGGQTRMPRIQEEIKKMFGKEARKDINPDEVVAVGAAIQGGILQGDMKDVLLLDVIPLSLGIETLGGVNTILISKNTTIPTSKTQVFSTAADNQPSVEIKILQGERPMSNDNKSLGRFILDGIPPSPRGVPQIEVSFEIDANGILQVSATDKATSKKQSIRIEGSCGASDEEVEKMKKEAEAHAEEDRKKKDLIESKNQADALIYSCERTLKDSKDKILSDAVKEIENKISELKKVKDSDKMEEIKQKSDELSSAIQKIGADLYKNQQEQTGPSQPEEEKKEEDKPEEGETTEK; this is translated from the coding sequence ATGTCTAAAATTTTAGGAATTGATCTTGGAACAACCAATTCAGCAATGGCTATCGTTATCAACAGCGAACCAGAAATTGTAGAAAACAAGGAAGGAGCAAGAACCACGCCTTCCATCGTTACTATAACTAAAAACAACGAGAGAATGGTTGGTGTTTTGGCTAAACGGCAGCAGATTACCAATCCGGAAAATACCATTTTCTCTATCAAAAGATTAATGGGCAGAAAATTCAGCGACCCATCTGTGCAGAAAGATATAAAGCTTCTACCTTATGAGATAAGAGAGAGCCAGGATGCTGGAGTGGAAATCAAGATGGGGGACAAATGGTATCGTCCTTTTGAAATTTCAGCAATGATTCTTCAGAAATTAAAAAATGACGCAGAAGATCGGCTTGGAGAAATAATAGAGGAGGCCATTATCACTTGTCCTGCCTATTTTGACGATTCGCAGAGAAAGGCGACAAAAGTTGCTGGCGAAATTGCCGGCTTTAAGGTTAGGAGAGTTATTAACGAACCAACAGCAGCTGCCTTGGCTTATGGTTTGGCCAAAAAAACTGAACAGCAAATCGTTGTTTATGATTTTGGAGGAGGAACTTTTGATATTTCTATATTAGACATTGGAGAAGATACAGTAGAGGTCAAGGCAACCAACGGCGACACTCATCTGGGTGGAGACGATTTTGACCAGGAAATTATTGATTGGATAGTTAATCAATTTAAAAAAGACCAAGGTATAGATTTGTCTAAAGATAAATTAGCTCTTCAACGCCTGAAAGAAGCAGGAGAGAAAGCAAAAATTGAACTTTCCACTACTTTGGAGAGCGATATAAATCTTCCGTTTATCACATCTGACGCTTCTGGGCCGAAACATCTTAATTACAAATTATCCCGCGCCCAATTTGAAGATATGGTCAAGGATTATATTGATACTTCAATAGAGTTAGTGAGAAAGACCCTCAAAGATGCCAAGCTCGAGACCAAAGACATTGAAGAAATTGTTTTGGTTGGCGGGCAGACAAGGATGCCGAGAATTCAAGAGGAGATAAAAAAGATGTTTGGCAAGGAAGCGAGAAAAGATATTAACCCCGATGAAGTTGTTGCTGTTGGAGCTGCGATTCAGGGGGGCATTCTTCAGGGAGATATGAAAGATGTTTTGCTCTTGGATGTTATTCCTCTGTCTTTAGGCATAGAGACCTTGGGAGGAGTGAACACAATTCTTATTTCCAAAAATACAACCATCCCGACTTCTAAAACACAAGTATTCTCCACAGCTGCTGACAATCAGCCATCAGTGGAAATAAAGATTCTTCAAGGGGAAAGACCAATGTCAAACGACAACAAATCACTGGGGAGATTCATATTAGATGGAATACCTCCATCTCCTCGTGGAGTTCCGCAAATAGAAGTTTCTTTTGAAATTGATGCGAATGGAATTCTTCAAGTTTCCGCTACTGATAAAGCGACAAGCAAAAAACAATCTATAAGAATTGAAGGTTCTTGCGGAGCATCTGATGAAGAAGTTGAAAAAATGAAAAAAGAAGCGGAAGCGCACGCTGAAGAAGACAGAAAAAAGAAGGATTTGATAGAATCAAAAAATCAGGCAGATGCGCTGATTTATAGTTGCGAGAGGACATTGAAAGATTCAAAGGACAAAATTCTTTCTGATGCTGTCAAGGAAATAGAGAATAAAATTTCTGAATTGAAGAAAGTAAAAGATAGTGATAAGATGGAGGAGATAAAACAAAAGAGCGATGAGCTCTCAAGCGCTATCCAAAAAATCGGAGCGGATTTGTATAAGAACCAGCAAGAACAGACAGGTCCTAGTCAACCCGAGGAAGAAAAGAAAGAAGAAGATAAGCCAGAGGAAGGGGAGACCACGGAGAAATAA
- the rplI gene encoding 50S ribosomal protein L9, whose product MKVILLKDIENLGKKYEVKSIKNGYARNFLIPNGLAKLATSSAITELKEIKKKEELLAEKHLIETQEIASKFDGQGIEFFVKTGEDGQLFESITPLKISKKLCEMGFEIKKDQIILEKPIKELGEFPVKIMLDHHLEAKITLIVEPESPREPSEE is encoded by the coding sequence ATGAAAGTAATTCTACTCAAAGACATAGAAAATTTAGGCAAGAAATACGAGGTAAAATCCATTAAAAATGGCTATGCCAGGAATTTTTTGATTCCAAATGGTTTAGCGAAGCTTGCAACCTCTTCAGCCATAACTGAACTCAAGGAGATAAAAAAGAAAGAAGAATTATTAGCAGAAAAACATTTGATTGAAACCCAGGAAATTGCTTCAAAGTTTGATGGTCAGGGAATTGAGTTTTTCGTCAAAACAGGGGAGGACGGACAATTATTTGAATCAATTACGCCTTTGAAGATTTCTAAAAAATTATGCGAAATGGGGTTTGAAATAAAAAAAGACCAGATTATTCTGGAAAAGCCGATAAAAGAATTAGGAGAATTTCCTGTGAAAATAATGCTTGACCACCATTTGGAAGCCAAGATTACTCTTATTGTTGAGCCAGAATCACCAAGAGAGCCATCTGAAGAATAA
- a CDS encoding host-nuclease inhibitor Gam family protein, with protein MPKRAVVAVPKSLNEAAQFLAEIGQEQRATDKIRSGLNAKVDELKAKAMVEDEHHQEKISQLVEGLFAFAEAHRDELTDHGKSKTVEVPTGTFGWRMTPPAVSLRDVEAILESLKSLKLKRFIRTKEEIDKEAMLKEPDVAKTVKGVSISQREEFVAKPAELEVEIATQVDKLKKAVA; from the coding sequence ATGCCCAAGAGAGCGGTAGTAGCTGTACCGAAGAGCTTAAATGAGGCGGCTCAGTTTTTGGCGGAGATAGGGCAAGAGCAGCGCGCCACCGATAAGATTCGGTCAGGCCTTAATGCCAAGGTGGACGAACTGAAAGCCAAGGCGATGGTCGAAGACGAGCATCATCAGGAAAAGATTTCACAGCTTGTCGAAGGTCTCTTCGCTTTCGCTGAAGCCCATCGCGATGAGCTGACCGATCACGGCAAGAGCAAGACAGTTGAAGTGCCAACGGGTACCTTCGGCTGGCGCATGACACCGCCAGCTGTATCGCTTCGTGATGTCGAAGCAATTCTGGAGTCTCTGAAGTCGCTTAAACTGAAGCGCTTCATCAGAACCAAGGAGGAAATAGACAAGGAAGCGATGCTGAAGGAACCTGACGTAGCCAAAACCGTCAAGGGTGTCTCTATCAGCCAGCGTGAGGAGTTCGTGGCAAAGCCGGCAGAGTTGGAAGTAGAGATAGCGACTCAGGTCGACAAACTCAAGAAAGCTGTGGCTTAA
- the grpE gene encoding nucleotide exchange factor GrpE has protein sequence MEEKTKKRSAKDHFSDKELKQIREERDKYLAGWQRSQADFLNYKKGEGEKFQRIFDYKKEEWILELLDILDLFDQAEKQNKQDKKEQGKAYVLEGFLQIKKYFEDFLKRHGVQEIIIESGKEFNPHFEEVVETVDGKEDGIIIEVVRKGYQINEKVIRVAQVKVTKTKNSEQ, from the coding sequence ATGGAAGAAAAAACTAAAAAAAGATCTGCAAAGGATCATTTTTCAGATAAGGAATTAAAACAAATCAGAGAAGAGAGAGACAAGTATTTAGCGGGTTGGCAAAGAAGCCAGGCAGATTTTTTGAATTATAAAAAGGGAGAGGGAGAGAAATTTCAAAGAATATTTGATTATAAAAAAGAAGAATGGATTTTGGAATTATTGGACATACTTGATTTATTTGACCAAGCAGAGAAACAGAACAAACAAGACAAAAAAGAGCAAGGCAAGGCCTATGTTCTTGAGGGATTTCTGCAGATTAAAAAGTATTTTGAAGATTTTTTAAAAAGACACGGAGTGCAAGAAATAATCATTGAGTCAGGCAAAGAATTTAACCCGCATTTTGAGGAAGTGGTGGAAACAGTTGATGGCAAAGAAGACGGGATAATCATAGAGGTTGTGAGAAAGGGATATCAAATAAATGAAAAAGTTATCCGCGTGGCGCAAGTCAAGGTTACAAAGACGAAAAACAGTGAACAATAA
- a CDS encoding replication-associated recombination protein A, whose protein sequence is MDDLFDKNLEEALRKDAPLADRIRPEDFDYFFGQEELVGESSPLRRAIQNDNLTSLIFWGPPGSGKTTLARIIAKKTKADFVKFSAVVTGINDVRKAIEKARERLKFKRQKTILFIDEIHRFNKAQQDAFLPYVEDGTIVLIGATTENPSFSVISPLLSRSAVYVLKPLSRDALKSILLQALKNKDRGFGNSEIKVEEKAFERLINFADGDARVGLNGLEFIVNHLKAEKKNIIKADEVSEILKEHALRYDKKGEEHYNIISAFIKSMRDSDPNGALYWLARMVESGEDPRFIARRMVIFASEDIGNADPQAIQMATAIAHAVEYVGFPEAQINLAHGVTYLATAPKSNASYSALLEAKEDAKKGAFGVPLYLRNAVTNLMKKIGYGKGYQYAHNVPGKKPEQTHFPEEIGEKQYYHPEK, encoded by the coding sequence ATGGATGATTTGTTTGATAAAAATTTAGAAGAGGCGTTAAGGAAAGATGCCCCTTTGGCAGACCGCATTAGGCCTGAGGATTTTGACTATTTTTTCGGCCAAGAAGAATTGGTAGGGGAAAGCAGTCCTTTGCGCCGGGCTATTCAAAATGATAATCTAACTTCTTTGATATTTTGGGGACCACCGGGTTCGGGCAAGACAACTTTGGCAAGGATAATCGCTAAAAAAACAAAAGCAGATTTTGTGAAATTTTCTGCTGTTGTTACTGGGATAAATGATGTTAGGAAGGCGATTGAAAAAGCTAGAGAAAGGTTAAAATTTAAAAGACAAAAAACAATCCTTTTTATTGACGAGATTCATCGTTTTAATAAAGCTCAACAGGACGCTTTTTTACCTTATGTAGAGGATGGCACGATTGTTTTGATAGGAGCTACAACAGAAAACCCTTCTTTTTCAGTGATATCACCGCTCTTATCCCGTTCAGCGGTCTATGTGTTAAAGCCATTATCAAGAGATGCGTTGAAAAGTATTTTATTGCAGGCCTTGAAAAATAAAGATAGGGGATTCGGCAATTCCGAGATAAAAGTTGAAGAAAAGGCGTTTGAACGATTGATTAATTTTGCTGACGGAGATGCGCGGGTTGGATTAAATGGCTTGGAGTTTATAGTTAACCATTTGAAAGCGGAAAAAAAGAATATTATAAAAGCGGATGAGGTTTCTGAAATATTAAAAGAACATGCTCTGCGTTATGACAAAAAAGGAGAAGAGCATTACAATATAATCTCTGCGTTTATAAAAAGTATGAGGGATTCTGACCCAAATGGCGCGCTTTACTGGTTGGCGAGAATGGTGGAGTCAGGGGAAGACCCAAGATTTATTGCGCGTAGAATGGTAATTTTTGCTTCCGAAGATATTGGCAACGCTGACCCGCAGGCGATACAAATGGCAACAGCTATTGCTCACGCTGTTGAATATGTGGGTTTTCCTGAAGCACAAATTAATTTAGCCCATGGAGTGACTTATCTTGCCACTGCTCCTAAAAGCAATGCTTCTTACTCTGCTTTGTTAGAAGCAAAAGAAGATGCTAAAAAAGGCGCTTTTGGGGTACCTCTGTATTTGCGAAATGCAGTCACTAATTTGATGAAAAAAATTGGGTATGGAAAGGGTTATCAATATGCCCACAATGTACCGGGCAAAAAGCCAGAACAAACTCATTTCCCAGAAGAAATAGGGGAAAAACAATATTACCATCCAGAAAAATAG
- a CDS encoding S41 family peptidase, producing the protein MKKTFILKILFGIILIIIGVFVFSFGYRYGYNQIPRPPVGLPADADFTLLWDVWYKLGEKYSGELDYQKMIYGAAQGLVRGLGDPYTVFFNPEDSQIFKDDIAGSFEGVGMEIGIRKGELTVVTPLEGTPAQKAGLLPGDIIMKIDDSFSRDIATDEAVKLIRGPKGTAVKLTIFREGWSDTKVFEISRDVIKIPNFQWEIINGDIAKIKVYQFSSGLDSDFSKIVPKILDSSAKKIILDLRSNPGGLLYEAQLMAGWFLNKGDMVTIESFGEGRDEKEYRAIGSGALFEYPTVILINQGTASGAEILAAALRDNRDDVKLIGEKSFGKGSVQEPVDLRGGALLKVTVAHWLTPNREMINEIGLTPDIEIKITEDDYKENRDPQLDKALEELK; encoded by the coding sequence ATGAAAAAAACATTTATTTTGAAAATTCTATTTGGCATAATTTTAATTATTATCGGTGTTTTCGTTTTTAGCTTTGGTTATCGCTATGGCTATAACCAGATTCCGCGACCGCCAGTGGGTTTGCCAGCAGACGCTGATTTTACCTTATTATGGGATGTATGGTATAAGCTTGGAGAAAAATATTCGGGCGAATTGGATTATCAGAAAATGATTTATGGCGCTGCCCAAGGACTTGTGAGGGGATTGGGTGACCCTTATACGGTATTTTTTAATCCAGAAGATAGCCAGATATTTAAAGATGATATTGCCGGCTCTTTTGAAGGCGTGGGAATGGAAATAGGTATTAGAAAAGGGGAGTTGACGGTAGTGACTCCGCTTGAGGGTACGCCTGCCCAGAAAGCAGGACTTTTGCCAGGGGATATTATTATGAAGATAGACGATTCATTTTCACGAGACATTGCTACAGACGAAGCGGTCAAGCTGATTCGCGGACCTAAAGGAACTGCAGTCAAGCTTACTATTTTCCGCGAGGGATGGAGTGATACTAAAGTATTTGAAATTTCAAGAGATGTGATAAAAATTCCTAATTTTCAATGGGAAATTATTAATGGAGATATAGCAAAGATTAAAGTTTATCAATTTTCCAGCGGACTGGATTCTGATTTTTCAAAGATAGTTCCAAAGATTTTGGATTCTTCTGCGAAAAAAATTATTCTTGATTTGCGCAGTAATCCAGGAGGTCTTTTGTATGAAGCGCAGTTGATGGCTGGCTGGTTTTTGAATAAGGGTGATATGGTTACCATTGAAAGCTTTGGAGAAGGTAGAGATGAGAAAGAGTATAGGGCAATTGGTAGCGGAGCTTTGTTTGAATATCCGACAGTTATACTTATCAACCAAGGAACAGCATCTGGCGCAGAAATTTTAGCAGCTGCTTTGAGAGATAATAGAGATGATGTAAAATTAATAGGAGAAAAGTCATTCGGCAAGGGCTCTGTTCAGGAGCCAGTGGATTTGCGTGGAGGAGCTCTTCTCAAGGTTACAGTAGCTCACTGGCTTACTCCTAACAGAGAGATGATTAATGAGATTGGGCTTACCCCGGATATAGAAATAAAAATAACTGAAGATGACTATAAGGAAAACAGAGACCCACAATTAGATAAGGCGCTTGAGGAATTGAAATAA
- the dnaJ gene encoding molecular chaperone DnaJ produces MAEDYYKVLGVERGASQEEIKKAYRRLAHQHHPDKGGEDKKFHKISEAYNILSDKEKRQQYDQFGSAFDNMGGQGGFNGFSNFDFGSFWEQAQQQGGGREGSGFDNLGDIFDEFFGGRRTKGEDLRRGDDIQIDVEINLEDTLSSAKKEFKIYKNEICGRCAGTGAEPGTKLKQCQTCRGIGQVQEIKRTVFGTISHNTICPSCQGQGNIPEKICNVCRGDGRIKKEEIIEIIIPAGVDSGQVLKFKGKGEAGRRGGAFGDLYVRVFVREHKVFDRKGDDLFTEIPAQFSQIALGDDIEAPMLEKGKKIFLKVPAGVEPGKIFRISGKGIPRFSSYGRGDLYVKIRVDTPKRLTRKQKELLNKLKQEGL; encoded by the coding sequence ATGGCTGAAGATTATTACAAAGTTTTGGGAGTTGAGAGGGGCGCTTCACAGGAAGAAATCAAGAAGGCGTATCGTAGGTTAGCGCACCAGCATCATCCTGATAAAGGAGGAGAAGACAAAAAGTTTCACAAAATCAGTGAGGCGTATAATATTTTGTCTGATAAGGAAAAAAGACAGCAATACGACCAATTCGGCTCCGCTTTTGACAATATGGGTGGGCAAGGCGGTTTTAACGGATTTTCTAATTTTGATTTTGGGTCGTTTTGGGAGCAGGCGCAGCAACAGGGCGGAGGAAGAGAGGGTTCTGGTTTTGATAATTTGGGCGATATTTTTGATGAATTTTTTGGAGGAAGGAGAACTAAAGGTGAGGACTTGAGAAGGGGAGATGATATTCAAATAGATGTTGAGATTAATCTGGAGGACACGCTCTCATCTGCAAAAAAAGAATTTAAGATTTATAAAAATGAAATTTGCGGGCGTTGCGCGGGGACTGGCGCTGAACCTGGAACAAAATTAAAGCAATGCCAGACCTGCCGTGGAATTGGACAAGTTCAGGAGATAAAGAGAACGGTTTTTGGAACAATCAGCCACAATACTATTTGCCCCTCATGCCAGGGACAGGGCAATATTCCAGAAAAAATCTGTAATGTCTGTAGGGGTGATGGCAGGATAAAAAAAGAGGAAATAATAGAAATAATTATTCCTGCTGGCGTGGACTCTGGGCAGGTGCTGAAATTTAAAGGAAAAGGAGAGGCAGGCAGGCGAGGTGGAGCCTTTGGAGATTTATATGTAAGAGTTTTTGTGCGTGAGCATAAAGTGTTTGATAGAAAAGGAGATGATTTATTTACTGAAATACCTGCGCAATTTTCCCAAATAGCTTTAGGTGATGACATTGAGGCGCCTATGTTGGAAAAAGGAAAGAAAATATTCCTTAAGGTTCCAGCAGGCGTAGAACCAGGGAAAATATTTAGAATCAGCGGTAAGGGAATACCAAGATTTTCCAGCTATGGAAGGGGTGATTTGTATGTTAAAATACGAGTGGATACGCCGAAAAGATTGACAAGAAAGCAGAAAGAGTTGTTAAACAAATTAAAACAAGAAGGGCTCTAA